In a genomic window of Rhopalosiphum maidis isolate BTI-1 chromosome 4, ASM367621v3, whole genome shotgun sequence:
- the LOC113548173 gene encoding protein LTV1 homolog, whose translation MPKSKRKFIEKKNSVTFHVVHRSQHDPLVTDETAPQHVLVPQQPTQSKGKKNKDEEAKYGIYFDDDYDYLQHLKECRSNDFILLPAPANHNNEKKEKPKVMLPSSIFESEVEEKVGLLNKAAPQSGLRLDLDPDIVAAMDDDFNFEDPDNELEDDFVVMANQPGSDDDMDELEDINEESDQYDSEAYDDVGSLNNDDTKSRFTDYSMSSSIIRRNENLKLIDDQFEQMFAAYDDSEIGALETEEIEGTLTMESDLLKKAAEEFELNMKRDEIPTDRTAALIFDSDSDQEEPTYKLPVEDQDIKKWDCESIISTYSNIYNRPALIKDPPIQKIRINPKTGVPILQQRLTAQALKSLDNKDAPKSGSRSVISALSVLSIRPKDETPEEKLKRKKALKEFRHERRVERKANTLAFKEQKKKMEKELINKNVNKTVRVI comes from the exons ATG ccaaaatcaaaaagaaaatttattgaaaagaaaaattctGTTACTTTCCATGTAGTACACAGAAGTCAGCATGATCCACTTGTTACTGATGAAACAGCACCACAACATGTTTTGGTACCTCAACAGCCAACTCAATCAAAAgga aaaaaaaataaagatgaaGAAGCTAAATACGGgatatattttgatgatgattatgattatttacaaCATCTCAAAGAATGCCGAtccaatgattttatattattgcccGCCCCTGccaatcataataatgaaaaa aaagaaaaacCTAAAGTTATGTTACCCTCATCAATATTTGAATCTGAAGTCGAGGAAAAAGTAGGCTTGTTGAATAAAGCTGCTCCTCAATCAG gtttaCGTCTGGATTTGGACCCAGATATAGTTGCTGCAATGGatgatgattttaattttgaagatcCAGATAATGAATTGGAAGATGATTTTGTGGTGATGGCAAATCAACCTGG ATCAGATGACGATATGGATGAACTAGAAGACATAAACGAAGAAAGTGATCAGTATGACAGTGAGGCATACGATGATGTTGGTAGTTTAAACAATGATGATACAAAATCGCGTTTCACTGATTACTCTATGTCCAGTTCTATTATAAGacgaaatgaaaatttaaaattaatagatgaTCAATTTGAACaa ATGTTTGCTGCTTATGATGATTCAGAAATTGGAGCTTTAGAAACTGAAGAAATCGAAGGTACATTGACAATGGAATctgatttgttaaaaaaagccGCTGaagaatttgaattaaatatgaaaagg gatgAAATCCCTACTGACAGAACAgctgctttgatttttgatagcGATTCTGATCAAGAAGAacctacttataaattacCAGTTGAAGAccaagatataaaaaaatgggaTTGTGAAAGCATCATTTCTACgtattctaatatttacaatCGTCCTGCTCTTATCAAAGACCCACCG attcaGAAAATACGAATAAATCCTAAAACCGGTGTTCCAATATTACAACAAAGACTTACAGCTCAAGCATTGAAATCCTTGGACAATAAAGATGCACCAAAATCTGGTTCTAGATCAGTGATATCAGCTCTTTCTGTTTTATCAATAAGACCAAAAGATGAGACACCCGAAGAAAAACTGAAGAGGAAAAAAGCACTAAAAGAATTCAGACAT gaaagaAGAGTAGAACGAAAGGCAAACACTTTGGCATTTAAagaacaaaagaaaaaaatggaaaaagaattaatcaacaaaaatgttaacaaaactGTACGTgtaatataa